A single genomic interval of Saccharothrix saharensis harbors:
- a CDS encoding MFS transporter, which produces MDRTERAGAKEWLGLAVLALPTLLLSVDATVLYLALPHLGADLRPSGTETLWIIDVYGFMIAGFLITMGTLGDRIGRRKLLLIGALAFGAASVAAAYATDPAMLIGARALLGIAGATLMPSTLALITNMFHDPGQRGVAIGVWAACFSAGVAAGPLIGGALLELFWWGSVFLLAVPVMVVLLVTAPILLPESRDPEPGRLDLLSVLLSLAAILPVIYGLKVVAADGFGLGAVAAVVVGLVFAVLFVRRQKSLPDPLLDVRLFARPAFLGALLALLVGLAVVGVVYMFVTQYLQMVDGRAPLAAGLWLLPSAVAMIASSMVAPALAKRFAPGKLVAAALLVSAVGYLLLAFVDGPGGLALVVSGLVVVYLGIGPMMALGTDLVVGAAPAERAGSAAAMSETAMEFGLALGVAVLGSVGTAVYRSELPDGMPADAVESLAGALAVGGADVVEAARSAFTSGLNVVGLVSAVATVAIAAVTAVLVRGSSAPDHEPVAETSNA; this is translated from the coding sequence ATGGACCGCACCGAACGGGCCGGGGCCAAGGAGTGGCTCGGGCTCGCCGTGCTCGCGTTGCCGACCCTGCTGTTGTCGGTCGACGCGACGGTGCTCTACCTCGCGTTGCCGCACCTGGGCGCGGACCTGCGCCCGAGCGGCACGGAAACCCTGTGGATCATCGACGTGTACGGGTTCATGATCGCGGGATTCCTGATCACGATGGGCACGCTGGGCGACCGGATCGGTCGCCGCAAGCTGCTCCTCATCGGCGCGCTGGCGTTCGGCGCGGCGTCGGTGGCCGCCGCGTACGCGACCGACCCGGCGATGCTGATCGGCGCGCGGGCCCTGCTCGGCATCGCGGGCGCGACGCTGATGCCCTCGACGTTGGCGCTGATCACCAACATGTTCCACGACCCCGGTCAGCGCGGGGTCGCGATCGGCGTGTGGGCGGCGTGCTTCTCGGCCGGCGTGGCGGCGGGACCGTTGATCGGCGGCGCGCTGCTGGAGCTGTTCTGGTGGGGCTCGGTGTTCCTGCTGGCGGTGCCGGTGATGGTGGTGCTGCTGGTGACCGCGCCGATCCTGCTGCCCGAGTCGCGCGACCCCGAGCCGGGTCGGCTGGACCTGCTGAGCGTGCTGCTGTCGCTGGCCGCGATCCTGCCGGTGATCTACGGGCTCAAGGTCGTCGCGGCGGACGGCTTCGGGCTGGGCGCGGTGGCGGCGGTCGTGGTCGGCCTGGTGTTCGCGGTGCTGTTCGTGCGGCGGCAGAAGTCGCTGCCGGACCCGCTGCTGGACGTGCGGCTGTTCGCGCGGCCCGCGTTCCTGGGCGCGCTGCTGGCGCTGCTCGTGGGGCTGGCGGTCGTCGGCGTGGTCTACATGTTCGTGACGCAGTACCTGCAGATGGTCGACGGCCGCGCGCCGCTGGCCGCGGGGCTGTGGCTGCTGCCGTCGGCGGTGGCGATGATCGCGTCGTCCATGGTGGCTCCCGCGCTGGCCAAGCGGTTCGCGCCGGGCAAGCTGGTCGCGGCGGCGCTGCTGGTGTCGGCGGTGGGCTACCTGCTGCTGGCGTTCGTGGACGGTCCGGGCGGCCTCGCGCTGGTGGTCTCCGGGCTGGTCGTGGTCTACCTGGGCATCGGGCCGATGATGGCGCTGGGCACCGACCTGGTGGTGGGCGCCGCGCCCGCCGAGCGGGCCGGGTCCGCGGCGGCGATGTCGGAGACGGCCATGGAGTTCGGCCTGGCGCTGGGCGTCGCGGTGCTGGGCAGCGTGGGCACCGCGGTGTACCGGTCGGAGCTGCCCGACGGCATGCCGGCCGACGCGGTGGAGTCGCTGGCCGGCGCGCTCGCCGTGGGCGGCGCGGACGTGGTCGAAGCGGCGCGGTCGGCGTTCACCTCCGGGTTGAACGTCGTCGGGTTGGTCAGCGCGGTGGCGACCGTGGCCATCGCCGCGGTGACGGCCGTGCTGGTGCGCGGGTCCTCCGCGCCCGACCACGAGCCCGTGGCGGAGACGAGCAACGCCTGA
- a CDS encoding NAD(P)-dependent oxidoreductase, producing the protein MTVIGLGPMGSALTRAFVDAGHRTTVWHRFHQRPDEPAANGAIRAATLVEAVSASPLVVVRVVDHRAMREIVNSLGDATGRVVVNLTAGTAEEARDTASWAASRGVGYIDGAILTTAEELGADTTVTFYGGPKALYQEHEPTLAALGGTCTYLGDDVGLPALYEMALLGVMWSAWAGLLHGLSLVSTEHRAATDFLPHAVRWLDRVVGSVPGLTAGVDRGEYPGTTLGHQAVVVERLLAASRAGGVDDGLPGFLLARVEQAIRRGHAGDGFASLIEVLRDPHPD; encoded by the coding sequence GTGACGGTGATCGGCCTCGGGCCGATGGGTTCGGCGCTCACCCGGGCGTTCGTGGACGCGGGTCACCGGACGACGGTCTGGCACCGCTTCCACCAACGTCCCGACGAGCCGGCGGCCAACGGCGCGATCCGCGCCGCGACGCTGGTGGAAGCCGTGTCGGCGAGTCCGCTGGTGGTCGTCCGCGTGGTCGACCACCGCGCGATGCGGGAGATCGTCAACTCGCTGGGCGACGCCACCGGCCGGGTGGTCGTGAACCTCACCGCGGGCACTGCGGAAGAGGCCCGTGACACCGCCTCATGGGCGGCGTCACGGGGCGTCGGCTACATCGACGGCGCGATCCTCACGACCGCTGAAGAGCTGGGTGCGGACACCACTGTGACGTTCTACGGAGGTCCGAAGGCGCTGTACCAGGAGCACGAGCCGACGTTGGCCGCCTTGGGCGGCACCTGCACCTACCTGGGCGACGACGTGGGGTTGCCCGCGCTGTACGAGATGGCGTTGCTCGGCGTGATGTGGAGCGCGTGGGCCGGTCTGCTGCACGGCCTGTCGCTGGTGTCGACCGAGCACCGGGCCGCCACCGACTTCCTGCCGCACGCCGTGCGGTGGCTGGACCGGGTCGTGGGATCCGTGCCGGGGCTGACCGCCGGCGTGGACCGCGGCGAGTACCCCGGTACGACGCTCGGCCACCAGGCCGTCGTGGTCGAGCGCCTGCTCGCCGCGAGCCGGGCGGGCGGGGTCGACGACGGCCTGCCGGGCTTCCTGCTGGCCCGCGTGGAGCAGGCGATCCGCCGGGGCCACGCCGGTGACGGGTTCGCGAGCCTCATCGAGGTGCTGCGCGACCCGCACCCCGACTGA
- a CDS encoding BTAD domain-containing putative transcriptional regulator, translated as MRFGILGPLTVWTEDDRVVPVPGVKARTLLACLLAHGGEAVSADRLADELWGDSPPNNLAGALHTKVWQLRRALEDAEPGAGELVVSRPPGYLLDVPADAVDARRFAALLAASHETGDLRARAALLGDALAQWRGPALGDFADAEFAQPVVARLEELRLTALEDRAEVMLGLGEHGLLVGELGDLLARNPLRERLRAAHMRALYAAGRQSEALASFDALRSVLAGELGLEPSAELVALRQKILEQDLQLTPMPSPITTAARPLTNLPAQMTPLIGRTAAIGQVRALLDASRLVTLNGIGGVGKTRLALAAAAEVAEGYPDGVWLVELATLESPDGVVEVVATVLGVRDEVTGAGPPISLATRLAEALRTKQLLLVLDNCEHVVERVADVAEMLLMAAPGVRILATSQEPLGIAGERLWTVPPLTLPDGQGVSTAVELFVARATAAAPDFALDESSVDAVHAICRRLDGIPFALELAATRVRALGVHEVAARLRNRFSLLTVGRRGAPARQQTLRAAIDWSWELLTDRERVALRRMAAFSGGCPLTAAEEVCAGDGVAQDEVLDLVARLVDRSLVSSSDVAGTRRYRLPESVAAYCAERLREAGEGDRVRARHAAYHADFAVRVMAHLRGPDQRRWLELADAEAANLRVALDTAAHQGRADLALRTVNALAWYWFLRGRLGEATRAFAAALAIDGPADPSERAKALAWQAGFSLRAGESTYPLEHYDELADEIADPTGRATARWFLGFARIGYGDHDSSEKRIDGALGEFRALGDRWGTAAALAALATQAVLRGDLTATRQYGEESAALFRDVGDGWGQLQAGDALASLAEVRGDYDHAVRVHREGLRIAETLGLWTEVSTKLSGLARIALLEGDYPQARELHERAMRLAAEQSFTFGEQFAEVGLGLGARREGRLDAAEAHLRRWLDWCRQLDGDVGEALILAELGFVAEQRGDAAGALALHQQGYAVAKATGDPRSLALALEGLAGALVVAGRHVESAALLGAATAARAAAGAPLPEAERGDVVRIETALRAALGDEYETHHAHGRTLDPVTAHSLVDRGKWAADTDQPARTGNNARKAAGTSP; from the coding sequence GTGCGTTTCGGCATCCTGGGGCCCCTGACCGTCTGGACGGAGGACGACCGCGTCGTCCCCGTCCCGGGCGTGAAGGCGCGCACCCTCCTGGCGTGCCTGCTGGCGCACGGCGGCGAGGCGGTCTCGGCCGACCGCCTGGCCGACGAGCTGTGGGGCGACTCCCCGCCGAACAACCTCGCGGGCGCGCTGCACACCAAGGTCTGGCAGTTGCGCCGGGCGCTGGAGGACGCCGAGCCGGGCGCGGGGGAGCTGGTGGTGTCCCGCCCGCCCGGCTACCTGCTGGACGTGCCGGCCGACGCGGTGGACGCGCGCCGGTTCGCCGCGCTGCTGGCCGCCTCGCACGAGACCGGTGACCTGCGGGCCAGGGCGGCGCTGCTCGGCGACGCCCTGGCGCAGTGGCGCGGCCCGGCGCTCGGCGACTTCGCGGACGCCGAGTTCGCCCAGCCGGTCGTGGCCCGGTTGGAGGAGCTGCGGCTCACCGCGCTGGAGGACCGGGCGGAGGTGATGCTGGGCCTCGGGGAGCACGGCCTGCTGGTCGGCGAGCTGGGCGACCTGCTCGCCCGCAACCCCCTGAGGGAGCGGCTGCGTGCCGCGCACATGCGCGCCCTCTACGCCGCCGGCCGGCAGAGCGAGGCGCTGGCGAGCTTCGACGCGCTGCGCTCGGTGCTGGCCGGCGAGCTGGGGCTGGAGCCGAGCGCCGAGCTGGTCGCGTTGCGGCAGAAGATCCTGGAGCAGGACCTCCAGCTCACGCCCATGCCGTCGCCGATCACGACGGCCGCCCGCCCGCTGACCAACCTGCCCGCGCAGATGACGCCGCTGATCGGCCGCACCGCCGCGATCGGGCAGGTGCGGGCGCTGCTGGACGCCAGCCGGCTGGTGACGCTCAACGGCATCGGCGGCGTCGGCAAGACCCGGTTGGCGCTGGCCGCGGCGGCCGAGGTGGCCGAGGGGTACCCGGACGGCGTGTGGCTGGTCGAGCTGGCCACGCTCGAGTCGCCGGACGGCGTGGTGGAGGTCGTGGCGACGGTGCTGGGCGTGCGGGACGAGGTGACCGGCGCGGGGCCGCCGATCTCGCTCGCCACGCGGCTGGCCGAGGCGTTGCGCACCAAGCAGTTGCTGCTGGTGCTGGACAACTGCGAGCACGTGGTCGAACGGGTCGCGGACGTGGCCGAGATGCTGCTGATGGCTGCCCCCGGTGTGCGCATCCTGGCCACCAGCCAGGAGCCGCTGGGCATCGCGGGGGAGCGGCTGTGGACCGTGCCGCCGCTGACCCTGCCCGACGGCCAGGGCGTGTCCACGGCGGTGGAGCTGTTCGTGGCGCGCGCGACGGCGGCGGCGCCCGACTTCGCGCTGGACGAGTCCTCCGTGGACGCGGTGCACGCGATCTGCCGCCGGCTGGACGGCATCCCGTTCGCGTTGGAGCTGGCCGCGACCCGGGTGCGTGCGCTGGGCGTGCACGAGGTCGCGGCCCGCCTGCGGAACCGGTTCTCGCTGCTCACGGTGGGCAGGCGGGGCGCGCCGGCGCGCCAGCAGACGCTGCGCGCGGCGATCGACTGGAGCTGGGAGCTGCTGACGGACCGGGAGCGGGTGGCGCTGCGCCGGATGGCGGCGTTCAGCGGCGGGTGCCCGTTGACCGCGGCCGAGGAGGTCTGCGCCGGGGACGGCGTCGCGCAGGACGAGGTGCTCGACCTGGTGGCGCGGCTGGTGGACCGCAGCCTCGTCAGCTCGTCGGACGTGGCCGGCACGCGCCGGTACCGGCTGCCCGAGTCGGTGGCCGCCTACTGCGCCGAGCGGCTGCGCGAGGCGGGGGAGGGCGACCGGGTGCGGGCCAGGCACGCCGCCTACCACGCCGACTTCGCCGTGCGGGTGATGGCGCACCTGCGCGGCCCCGACCAGCGCCGGTGGCTCGAACTGGCCGACGCCGAGGCGGCCAACCTCCGGGTCGCCCTGGACACCGCCGCCCACCAGGGCCGGGCGGACCTGGCGTTGCGCACGGTCAACGCGCTGGCCTGGTACTGGTTCCTGCGCGGACGGCTCGGCGAGGCCACCCGGGCGTTCGCGGCGGCGTTGGCCATCGACGGGCCCGCCGACCCGTCGGAGCGGGCCAAGGCGCTGGCCTGGCAGGCGGGGTTCAGCCTGCGCGCCGGCGAGTCGACCTACCCGCTGGAGCACTACGACGAGCTGGCCGACGAGATCGCCGACCCGACGGGCCGGGCCACGGCCCGCTGGTTCCTCGGCTTCGCCCGCATCGGGTACGGCGACCACGACAGCAGCGAGAAGCGCATCGACGGGGCGTTGGGCGAGTTCCGCGCGTTGGGCGACCGGTGGGGCACGGCGGCGGCGTTGGCCGCCCTGGCGACGCAGGCCGTGCTGCGCGGCGACCTGACCGCGACCCGGCAGTACGGCGAGGAGAGCGCGGCGTTGTTCCGCGACGTCGGCGACGGGTGGGGTCAGTTGCAGGCCGGTGACGCGTTGGCGTCGCTGGCCGAGGTGCGCGGCGATTACGACCACGCGGTGCGCGTGCACCGGGAAGGGCTGCGCATCGCCGAGACGCTGGGGCTGTGGACGGAGGTGTCGACCAAGCTGTCCGGGCTGGCCCGGATCGCCCTGCTGGAGGGCGACTACCCGCAGGCCCGCGAGCTGCACGAGCGGGCGATGCGGCTGGCCGCCGAGCAGAGCTTCACCTTCGGCGAGCAGTTCGCCGAGGTGGGGCTGGGGCTGGGCGCGCGCCGGGAGGGCCGGCTGGACGCGGCCGAAGCGCACCTGCGGCGCTGGCTGGACTGGTGCCGCCAGTTGGACGGTGACGTCGGCGAGGCGTTGATACTGGCCGAGCTGGGGTTCGTGGCCGAGCAGCGCGGTGACGCGGCGGGCGCGCTGGCGCTGCACCAGCAGGGGTACGCGGTGGCGAAGGCCACCGGTGATCCCCGTTCGCTGGCGCTGGCGCTGGAGGGCTTGGCCGGCGCGCTGGTGGTGGCGGGTCGGCACGTCGAGTCGGCGGCCCTGCTCGGCGCGGCCACCGCCGCCCGGGCAGCCGCCGGCGCGCCGCTGCCCGAGGCCGAGCGCGGCGACGTGGTCCGGATCGAGACGGCGCTGCGCGCGGCGCTCGGCGACGAGTACGAGACCCACCACGCGCACGGCCGCACCCTCGACCCCGTCACGGCGCACAGCCTGGTCGACCGCGGGAAGTGGGCAGCGGACACCGATCAGCCCGCCAGGACGGGGAACAACGCGCGGAAAGCGGCCGGCACCAGCCCGTAG
- a CDS encoding NAD(P)-dependent oxidoreductase, with translation MTSDNRAPVTVIGLGSMGSALAKSFVAKGHPTTVWNRTPEKADDLVAAGAVRAASVAEAVAASELVVVCVLDYHAMRELFDPLGDALSGRTVVNLTSGTPEEARETAKWAAERGFDYVDGAIMAIPPMIGSEEALIFYGGPQAVYDAHSASLATIAGAGTYLGEDAGLPSLYDVALLGLMWTTWAGFMHSLALVKSENVDAAAFLPYAQAWFEHVISPEVPGIAGQVDAGDYPDEGSALGMQAIAIEHLVDASRAQGVDAALPEFLKQRAQEAIKRGHAGSGFGALFEVLRKPE, from the coding sequence ATGACTTCGGACAACCGCGCACCGGTGACAGTGATCGGCTTGGGGTCGATGGGCTCGGCGCTCGCGAAGTCCTTCGTGGCCAAGGGGCACCCGACCACCGTCTGGAACCGCACGCCCGAGAAGGCCGACGACCTGGTGGCCGCGGGCGCCGTCCGGGCCGCCTCCGTGGCCGAGGCGGTGGCCGCGAGCGAGCTGGTCGTCGTGTGCGTGCTCGACTACCACGCGATGCGCGAGCTCTTCGACCCGCTCGGCGACGCGCTCTCGGGCCGCACCGTCGTCAACCTGACCTCCGGCACGCCGGAGGAAGCCCGGGAGACGGCCAAGTGGGCCGCCGAACGGGGCTTCGACTACGTGGACGGCGCGATCATGGCCATCCCCCCGATGATCGGCTCCGAGGAGGCGCTGATCTTCTACGGCGGGCCGCAGGCGGTCTACGACGCCCACTCCGCGAGCCTGGCCACGATCGCCGGCGCGGGCACCTACCTCGGCGAGGACGCCGGGCTGCCGTCGCTGTACGACGTGGCGCTGCTCGGCCTGATGTGGACCACCTGGGCGGGCTTCATGCACTCGCTGGCCCTGGTGAAGTCGGAGAACGTCGACGCCGCGGCGTTCCTGCCCTACGCGCAGGCGTGGTTCGAGCACGTGATCTCGCCCGAGGTGCCCGGCATCGCGGGACAGGTGGACGCGGGCGACTACCCGGACGAGGGCTCGGCGCTCGGCATGCAGGCCATCGCGATCGAGCACCTGGTGGACGCGAGCCGCGCGCAGGGCGTGGACGCCGCGCTGCCGGAGTTCCTCAAGCAGCGGGCCCAGGAAGCGATCAAGCGCGGGCACGCGGGCAGCGGGTTCGGCGCGCTGTTCGAGGTGCTGCGCAAGCCCGAGTAG